In Sphingomonas sp. SORGH_AS_0950, the following are encoded in one genomic region:
- a CDS encoding glycosyl hydrolase 115 family protein, with the protein MNPLLLSAALVALIPGAAAAAATRPTCAAPVVACERSVAGALSLLAPGRVATVVVDPGDEPGVRRAATDLVADLKAVGGGDVRLAGDAAGGATVIAGTLGHSAVVDALVKAGKIDVSGLAGQWEGYVEQVVDNPMPGVARALVIVGADRRGTIYGLYDISAKAGVSPWTWWADVPAQRHPTLYLTAGRVADHPVVKYRGIFINDEEPAFGGWARKSFGGINHRAYERVFNLLLRSKANFLWPAMWGKSLWQDDPATAPLAQEMGVLLGTSHHEPMQRAQIEWKRQGGGAWDYTKNADELRKFWRFGIERRGRAEDPVTIGMRGDGDEPMTEGTATELLERIVTDQRRIIADVTGRPAAQTPQVWALYKEVQDYYDKGMRVPDDVTLLFADDNWGNIRRLPPIGETRVGGSGVYYHFDYVGGPRNYKWLDTNAIPRVWQQMTMAHQYGADRLWIVNVGDLKPMEYPTSFFLDMAWNPDRMDLSEMQAYPVRWATQQFGAAQGPQIGELIRRYGQLASRRKPELIDATSYDYRDGEWARVLAEWNALDTAARKLETRIPADRRDAYYELVLHRIEAMTNLHRLYQAVAANHAAASAGDAATAEKMAAAARSFFARDAAIRRRYEVETAGGKWPAMMAQTHIGYTGWQQPDSDAMPALATVAAPLPLPPAPPRAVQRIAADQGRAVDGGGIRWQRVANFTAEGAAMIATPTTAPTIERPGGASPHLVYDLATERAGPLKLAIVAAPGLDVRGGGRHRIAMSVDDGTPVILNLMAGETPATWDRSVIENRRVAKTTLPGVAAGRHRVTLWLVDPEVVFEGIEVLP; encoded by the coding sequence ATGAACCCCCTGTTATTGTCCGCCGCGCTCGTCGCGCTGATCCCCGGCGCCGCTGCTGCGGCCGCCACCCGTCCGACCTGTGCGGCACCGGTCGTCGCCTGCGAGCGGAGCGTGGCGGGCGCCCTGTCGCTGCTGGCACCGGGGCGGGTGGCGACGGTGGTCGTCGATCCGGGGGACGAACCCGGCGTCCGCCGCGCCGCCACCGATCTGGTCGCCGACCTGAAGGCGGTGGGCGGCGGGGACGTCCGGCTGGCGGGGGATGCGGCGGGCGGGGCGACCGTCATTGCCGGGACGCTGGGGCATAGCGCGGTCGTGGACGCGCTGGTCAAGGCGGGCAAGATCGATGTCTCCGGTCTCGCCGGGCAATGGGAGGGCTATGTCGAGCAGGTGGTCGACAACCCCATGCCGGGTGTCGCGCGGGCGCTGGTGATCGTGGGGGCGGATCGGCGCGGCACCATCTATGGCCTGTACGACATCAGTGCGAAGGCCGGGGTCAGCCCCTGGACCTGGTGGGCCGACGTTCCGGCGCAGCGCCATCCGACGCTCTATTTGACGGCGGGACGCGTCGCCGATCATCCGGTTGTCAAATATCGCGGCATCTTCATCAACGACGAGGAACCCGCATTCGGCGGCTGGGCGCGCAAGAGCTTCGGGGGGATCAACCACCGGGCCTATGAGCGGGTGTTCAACCTGCTGCTCCGCTCCAAGGCGAATTTCCTGTGGCCAGCCATGTGGGGCAAGTCGCTGTGGCAGGACGATCCCGCGACCGCGCCGCTGGCGCAGGAGATGGGGGTGCTGCTGGGCACCTCGCACCATGAACCGATGCAGCGCGCGCAGATCGAGTGGAAGCGGCAGGGCGGCGGCGCGTGGGACTATACGAAGAATGCCGACGAACTCCGCAAATTCTGGCGCTTCGGGATAGAGCGGCGCGGCCGGGCCGAGGACCCGGTGACGATCGGCATGCGCGGCGACGGCGACGAACCGATGACCGAGGGGACCGCGACCGAGCTGCTCGAACGGATCGTCACCGACCAGCGCAGGATCATCGCCGATGTGACCGGACGCCCGGCCGCGCAGACGCCGCAGGTCTGGGCGCTCTACAAGGAGGTGCAGGATTATTACGACAAGGGGATGCGCGTTCCCGACGACGTGACCTTGCTGTTCGCCGACGACAATTGGGGTAATATCCGCCGCCTGCCTCCGATTGGCGAGACGCGTGTTGGCGGATCGGGCGTCTATTATCACTTCGATTATGTCGGCGGCCCGCGCAACTATAAGTGGCTGGACACCAACGCGATCCCGCGTGTGTGGCAGCAGATGACGATGGCGCACCAATATGGCGCGGACCGGCTGTGGATCGTCAATGTCGGCGACCTGAAGCCGATGGAATATCCGACCAGCTTCTTCCTGGACATGGCGTGGAATCCCGACCGCATGGACCTGTCGGAGATGCAGGCCTATCCGGTGCGCTGGGCGACGCAGCAGTTCGGGGCCGCGCAGGGGCCGCAGATCGGCGAACTGATCCGCCGCTATGGCCAGCTCGCCAGCCGTCGCAAGCCCGAGCTGATCGACGCCACCAGCTATGACTATCGGGACGGCGAATGGGCGCGGGTGCTGGCCGAGTGGAACGCGCTCGACACGGCCGCCCGCAAGCTCGAGACGCGGATCCCCGCCGATCGGCGCGACGCCTATTACGAACTGGTGCTGCACCGGATCGAGGCGATGACGAACCTGCATCGGCTGTATCAGGCGGTCGCCGCCAACCACGCCGCGGCCAGTGCGGGCGATGCGGCGACGGCGGAGAAGATGGCGGCCGCCGCGCGGAGCTTCTTCGCGCGCGACGCCGCGATCCGCCGCCGTTACGAGGTGGAGACGGCGGGCGGCAAATGGCCCGCGATGATGGCGCAGACTCATATCGGCTATACCGGCTGGCAACAGCCCGACAGCGACGCGATGCCCGCGCTCGCCACCGTCGCCGCGCCGCTCCCCCTGCCACCCGCGCCGCCCCGTGCCGTACAGCGGATCGCAGCCGACCAGGGCCGGGCGGTCGATGGCGGCGGCATCCGGTGGCAGCGTGTCGCGAACTTCACCGCCGAAGGAGCCGCGATGATCGCCACGCCGACCACCGCGCCGACCATCGAGCGGCCGGGCGGGGCGAGCCCGCACCTCGTCTATGACCTGGCCACCGAGCGCGCCGGGCCGCTCAAGCTCGCGATCGTCGCGGCGCCGGGGCTGGACGTGCGCGGCGGCGGGCGGCACCGGATCGCGATGTCGGTCGATGACGGCACGCCCGTCATCCTGAACCTGATGGCCGGAGAGACGCCCGCCACCTGGGACCGTTCGGTGATCGAGAACCGGCGGGTCGCGAAGACGACCCTGCCGGGCGTCGCGGCGGGGCGGCATCGCGTGACCCTGTGGCTGGTCGATCCCGAGGTGGTGTTCGAGGGGATCGAAGTCCTGCCCTGA
- a CDS encoding SGNH/GDSL hydrolase family protein, whose amino-acid sequence MKHWTMVAATAVMIATGVQARDTRWTPAWGSSQVRVEGANADRVAKAGPVTIRQIVRLTASGRVLRLRLSNVAGTTPLHIGAASIGLATPGRSDVATPLAVTFDGAGEVVVPPGAELYSDVIALPVAAGGDVAVSLYFPDPVTTPTGHTGARSTTFLIAGNATARPALPDAQKIGGWWALSDVEIRDATQTATIVTIGDSITDGYGIKDDSNTRWPDDLAQRLAASPATRRFSVVNAGIGGNRMLLDGIGPNLMARFDRDVIARPGVSHAILLEGVNDLGVLTREHPVDAATHQAMVRRITGAYRQLAERAHAHGIRLIVGTITPFQGNDYYHPGPETEADRQAINRFIRTSGLFDGVIDFDRAVRDPARPDRLLPAYDSGDHLHPSMAGYRAMAQAVPLSLFAAPRR is encoded by the coding sequence ATGAAGCACTGGACGATGGTGGCCGCGACGGCCGTGATGATCGCGACCGGCGTCCAGGCGCGCGACACCCGCTGGACTCCCGCCTGGGGCTCGTCCCAGGTGCGGGTCGAGGGGGCCAATGCCGACAGGGTGGCCAAGGCCGGTCCCGTCACGATCCGCCAGATCGTCCGCCTGACCGCCAGCGGCAGGGTGCTTCGCCTTCGCCTGTCCAATGTCGCAGGCACCACCCCGCTCCATATCGGCGCGGCGAGCATCGGCCTGGCCACGCCCGGCCGGTCGGACGTCGCCACGCCGCTGGCGGTGACCTTCGACGGCGCGGGCGAGGTCGTGGTGCCGCCGGGGGCCGAACTCTATTCCGACGTGATCGCACTGCCGGTCGCGGCGGGCGGCGATGTCGCGGTCAGCCTCTATTTCCCCGATCCGGTGACGACCCCGACCGGCCATACCGGCGCACGCTCGACCACCTTCCTGATCGCCGGGAACGCCACCGCGCGGCCCGCTTTGCCCGATGCGCAGAAGATCGGCGGCTGGTGGGCGCTGTCCGATGTCGAGATACGCGACGCCACGCAAACCGCGACCATCGTCACCATCGGCGACTCGATCACCGACGGCTATGGCATCAAGGACGACAGCAACACCCGCTGGCCCGACGATCTCGCGCAGCGGCTGGCGGCCTCGCCCGCCACGCGCCGCTTCTCGGTGGTCAATGCCGGGATCGGCGGCAACCGGATGCTGCTCGACGGGATCGGCCCCAATCTGATGGCGCGGTTCGACCGCGACGTGATCGCGCGGCCGGGCGTCAGCCATGCCATCCTGCTGGAAGGGGTCAATGACCTGGGCGTGCTGACCCGCGAGCATCCGGTCGACGCCGCGACCCATCAGGCGATGGTGCGCCGGATCACCGGCGCCTATCGCCAACTGGCCGAACGCGCCCATGCGCATGGCATCCGCCTGATCGTCGGGACGATCACGCCGTTCCAAGGCAACGACTATTATCATCCCGGCCCCGAGACCGAGGCGGACCGGCAGGCGATCAACCGCTTCATCCGCACGTCGGGGCTGTTCGACGGGGTGATCGATTTCGACCGGGCGGTGCGCGATCCGGCCAGGCCCGACCGGCTGCTGCCTGCTTACGACTCAGGCGATCATCTGCATCCCAGCATGGCGGGCTATCGCGCCATGGCCCAGGCGGTGCCGCTGTCGCTGTTCGCGGCCCCGCGCCGCTGA
- a CDS encoding TonB-dependent receptor: MRLSGAGFAVLTAAIAACATAAERLPLDLPGGTVATQVMALGQRAHANIVVPDARLWSRALPALRGRMSVERALALIAERSDARVEALGPGSWRLLPRARPRIAIPHRHRYAPPPPPEVPDGDVVVTASKRDTTRDHFAGQVVQVAGADLELGGAGGTGKLADRMTVIASTYLGPGRNKLFIRGIADSSFTGPTQATVGQYFGDLRLSYNAPDPDLRLADLAAVEVLEGPQGTLYGAGSLGGLIRLVPNAPDATRAGGSVMLGGSATARGAPGVDAQAVLNMPVVADRLAIRIVADTASEGGYIDKPLLGRTDVNRTRIEGGRAAARLDLGGGWSVEAIGIGQRIRGADSQYADRDGPPLTRAAPVAEGFSADFGQAQLVLSGRLGRVRFRSSSGITAHDLMERYDATPPGGPVQLFAQANATRMQANETRLWQSSPDGSGWLAGFSYVHNRTRLTRLFGEPGALVARTGVVNGVEEATLYGEASVRLLPGLLTTGGLRVTHSVLDGAGEDLPSALSVQALARLQDVTARRAQTILLPAASALIDLTPRAQLFLRYQQGFRPGGLTIEGPVVRRFRNDRVATIEAGLRTGRPGRDRFDGAITLAHTSWRDIQADFIDSGGLPSTANIGDGKLWTIEALVGARLAEGLRVEGALSYNDSRIDEPSSTRVFALAEDLAGDPAAARAAVLARLSQIPNIARVTTRAGLVYRRMLAGGRDLRVDGWLRYVGASRLGVGPILGERQGDYLDSGLTARLGRGAIGITASVTNLADVRGNRFALGTPFATGRDQVTPLRPRTLRIGLDAAF; this comes from the coding sequence GTGAGATTATCGGGGGCGGGGTTCGCGGTCCTGACGGCGGCCATCGCGGCTTGCGCGACGGCGGCCGAGCGCCTGCCCCTCGACCTGCCCGGCGGGACCGTCGCGACCCAGGTGATGGCGCTGGGGCAAAGGGCGCATGCCAATATCGTGGTGCCCGATGCGCGCCTCTGGTCCCGCGCGCTGCCCGCCTTGCGGGGCCGCATGTCGGTGGAGCGGGCGCTGGCGCTGATCGCCGAGCGCAGCGATGCGCGGGTCGAGGCGCTCGGCCCCGGTAGCTGGCGGCTGCTTCCCAGGGCGCGGCCCCGGATCGCGATCCCGCATCGCCACCGGTACGCGCCGCCGCCGCCGCCGGAAGTGCCGGACGGTGATGTCGTCGTCACCGCCAGCAAGCGCGACACGACCCGCGATCATTTCGCGGGGCAGGTGGTGCAGGTCGCGGGCGCCGATCTGGAGCTGGGCGGCGCGGGCGGCACGGGCAAGCTGGCGGACCGGATGACCGTGATCGCCTCGACCTATCTGGGTCCGGGACGCAACAAGCTGTTCATCCGGGGCATCGCCGACTCCAGCTTCACCGGCCCGACCCAGGCGACGGTGGGGCAGTATTTCGGCGATCTGCGGCTCAGCTACAACGCACCCGACCCCGATCTGCGGCTCGCCGATCTGGCGGCGGTCGAGGTGCTGGAGGGGCCGCAGGGGACCTTGTACGGCGCGGGGTCGCTGGGCGGGTTGATCCGGCTGGTTCCCAATGCGCCCGATGCGACGCGGGCCGGGGGATCGGTGATGCTGGGCGGATCGGCCACCGCGCGGGGCGCGCCGGGGGTGGATGCGCAGGCGGTGCTCAACATGCCGGTCGTCGCCGACCGGCTGGCGATCCGGATCGTCGCCGATACCGCGAGCGAGGGCGGCTATATCGACAAGCCGCTGCTCGGCCGGACCGATGTCAACCGCACCCGGATCGAAGGCGGACGCGCCGCCGCGCGGCTCGACCTGGGCGGGGGCTGGAGCGTGGAAGCGATCGGGATCGGCCAGCGGATACGCGGCGCCGACAGCCAATATGCCGATCGCGACGGCCCGCCGCTGACCCGCGCCGCGCCGGTGGCGGAGGGCTTTTCGGCCGATTTCGGCCAGGCCCAGCTGGTCCTGTCGGGCCGCCTGGGACGCGTCCGCTTCCGTTCGAGCAGCGGCATCACCGCGCACGACCTGATGGAACGCTATGACGCGACCCCGCCGGGCGGCCCGGTCCAGCTGTTCGCCCAGGCCAATGCCACCCGGATGCAGGCCAACGAGACCCGGCTGTGGCAGTCGTCGCCCGATGGGTCGGGCTGGCTGGCTGGGTTCAGCTATGTCCATAACCGCACCCGGCTGACCCGCCTGTTCGGCGAGCCCGGCGCGCTGGTCGCGCGGACCGGCGTGGTCAACGGCGTCGAGGAGGCGACGCTCTATGGCGAGGCGAGCGTCCGGCTGCTCCCCGGCCTGCTGACCACGGGCGGGCTGCGCGTCACCCATTCGGTGCTCGACGGGGCGGGCGAGGACTTGCCTTCGGCCCTGTCGGTCCAGGCACTGGCGCGGTTGCAGGATGTGACGGCGCGGCGCGCGCAGACGATCCTGCTGCCCGCCGCCTCCGCGCTGATCGACCTGACCCCGCGGGCGCAGCTCTTCCTGCGCTATCAGCAGGGGTTTCGTCCCGGCGGGCTGACCATCGAGGGGCCGGTGGTCCGCAGGTTCCGCAACGACCGGGTGGCGACGATCGAGGCGGGGTTGCGGACCGGGCGGCCGGGGCGCGACCGGTTCGACGGGGCGATCACGCTGGCCCACACGTCGTGGCGCGACATCCAGGCCGACTTCATCGATTCCGGCGGCCTGCCCAGCACCGCCAATATCGGCGACGGAAAGCTCTGGACGATCGAGGCGCTGGTCGGCGCGCGGCTGGCCGAAGGGCTGCGGGTCGAGGGGGCGCTGTCCTATAATGACAGCCGGATCGACGAGCCGTCGAGCACACGCGTCTTCGCGCTGGCCGAGGATCTTGCCGGCGATCCGGCGGCGGCGCGCGCGGCGGTGCTGGCGCGGTTGAGCCAGATTCCCAATATCGCGCGGGTCACCACGCGCGCGGGCTTGGTCTATCGCCGCATGCTGGCGGGCGGGCGCGACCTGCGCGTCGATGGCTGGCTGCGCTATGTCGGGGCGTCCCGGCTGGGCGTGGGGCCGATCCTGGGCGAGCGCCAGGGCGATTATCTCGACAGCGGGCTGACCGCGCGGCTGGGGCGGGGCGCGATCGGGATCACCGCCAGCGTCACCAACCTGGCCGATGTGCGCGGCAATCGCTTCGCGCTCGGCACGCCCTTCGCCACCGGGCGCGACCAGGTGACGCCGCTGCGCCCCCGCACGCTGCGCATCGGGCTGGACGCCGCCTTCTGA
- a CDS encoding FecR domain-containing protein, translating into MSQPPQSPPDATIDTVAIDWALRMADPASADWDAFTDWLEADPDHAGRYDRAAAMLLDAADALAAHPDVMAVPVVVDDEPVMPARRRRPLGWIGGAVAAALVGMVGVPLWLDRPQPYAVETAAGEMRHIALPDGSRIMLAGGSRVTLDRADRRRAVVDRGEALFEVRHDAAHPFAVEARGIGLTDLGTVFDVRLGARAMRVAVAEGAVMVDPKGAALRLIPGQAVVAEGDRLIRQPVAIEQVGGWRQGRLAYDGVPLAEVAEDLSRFLRQPVAVMPAIADRGFRGTIELDAVREQPDLLGRLLDVRVRRKAAGWMLEPRG; encoded by the coding sequence ATGAGCCAGCCCCCGCAATCCCCGCCCGATGCGACGATCGACACGGTCGCGATCGATTGGGCGCTGCGCATGGCCGATCCGGCATCGGCCGACTGGGACGCCTTCACCGATTGGCTGGAGGCCGATCCGGATCACGCCGGACGCTATGACCGCGCCGCGGCGATGCTGCTGGATGCGGCGGACGCGCTGGCGGCGCATCCCGATGTCATGGCGGTGCCGGTCGTCGTCGACGACGAACCCGTCATGCCCGCCCGGCGGCGGCGACCGCTGGGCTGGATCGGCGGCGCGGTCGCGGCGGCGCTGGTCGGGATGGTCGGCGTCCCGCTCTGGCTCGACCGGCCGCAGCCCTATGCCGTCGAGACCGCCGCCGGGGAAATGCGGCATATCGCCTTGCCCGACGGCAGCCGGATCATGCTGGCCGGGGGATCGCGTGTCACGCTGGACCGGGCGGATCGACGCCGCGCCGTGGTCGACCGGGGCGAGGCCCTGTTCGAGGTGCGGCACGACGCCGCGCATCCCTTTGCGGTCGAGGCGCGGGGCATCGGGCTGACCGATCTCGGCACCGTCTTCGACGTCAGGCTGGGCGCGCGCGCCATGCGGGTGGCGGTGGCGGAGGGCGCCGTCATGGTCGATCCGAAGGGTGCCGCGCTTCGGCTGATCCCCGGACAGGCGGTGGTGGCGGAGGGGGATCGGCTGATCCGCCAGCCGGTCGCGATCGAACAGGTCGGCGGCTGGCGGCAGGGGCGGCTGGCCTATGACGGGGTGCCGTTGGCCGAGGTCGCCGAAGACCTTTCGCGCTTCCTCCGCCAGCCGGTCGCCGTCATGCCCGCCATCGCGGACCGGGGATTTCGCGGCACCATCGAACTGGACGCGGTGCGGGAGCAGCCCGACCTGCTGGGCCGGTTGCTCGACGTGCGGGTCCGTCGCAAGGCGGCCGGGTGGATGCTGGAACCGCGCGGGTGA
- a CDS encoding RNA polymerase sigma factor — protein MPPTGIEAVFLANRDRLVRFLGARGAGDAAEDLVQDLWLKVSGRMDGPIANPLAYLYRAADMLMIDRYRASRQAERRERDWAEGQQAGDAEAPAAERAVVARQTAERIAATLAALGERPALVFRRARVEGVPQKQIAAELGISISTVESDLRMAAHALAALKEQIG, from the coding sequence ATGCCGCCCACCGGGATCGAGGCCGTCTTCCTCGCCAATCGCGACAGGCTCGTGCGCTTCCTGGGCGCGCGCGGGGCGGGCGACGCGGCCGAGGATCTGGTCCAGGACCTGTGGTTGAAGGTGTCGGGGCGGATGGACGGGCCGATCGCCAATCCGCTGGCCTATCTCTACCGCGCGGCGGACATGCTGATGATCGATCGCTACCGGGCCAGCCGACAGGCCGAGCGGCGCGAGCGGGACTGGGCCGAAGGGCAGCAGGCGGGGGATGCCGAGGCTCCCGCCGCCGAACGCGCCGTGGTCGCGCGCCAGACCGCCGAGCGGATCGCCGCGACGCTGGCGGCGCTTGGCGAGCGGCCCGCGCTGGTGTTCCGGCGCGCGCGGGTGGAGGGGGTGCCGCAAAAGCAGATCGCCGCCGAACTCGGCATCAGTATCAGCACCGTCGAAAGCGATCTTCGCATGGCGGCGCACGCGCTCGCCGCGCTCAAGGAACAGATTGGATGA
- a CDS encoding autotransporter domain-containing protein, with product MHRLLFASTATLALAAGAAASAQTVIDTKRTTPVRTATVNNGAAADVSITTAGSVVPTGGTAVRIDSNNKVANAGTIQITDANDSTGIGAAAGVNGQITNTGKIIIDERYTAVDVDKDGDLDGPFAQGARRYGIRTDGAFTGTITNSGEITIKGTDSAGIALGGPLTGSLVQSGKINVLGDRSVGVQTGAVSGNVTLGGSIVAVGENAVGARIDGDVGGALTVEGGIGSTGYRYTTPPADVSKLDRDDLLQGGSALVVAGNVAGGITLGNVTGKAADLITNGAAPTMQIGAANRTVVIGATGGTTPAAGLVVNGRVSAAGVYSGVRATALSIGGLGGAVQIAQGVSVGGTVQATANGAEATAIRFGTGASTPQLQVGGSVTATGGGAASAMTTAILIDSGASVPTLRNTGAIKASATGASATAILDRSGGLTLIENGGSIAAAGGDSSRSIAIDLSANTSGAVVRQLAPATGATAPSISGAIRFGSGNDRLEIAGGSVSGDVSFGAGNNRLEMSGGTYAGTATFGTGADTLVVGGSARFDGVADFAGQGQDLLSITGKGVFAGRLANAGHVAVTVASGGGTFAANGVSSIGSLTLGDQSILSVALDKANPTGNLIQVGGATVIGANSQLALRVSGGTDVTGRYVVLRSGTLTGANNLTLAASAMPFLYKGAIVATQPNEIAVDVTRKAKTELGLNRAGVSAFDAIDTAIAKDAKLSDAIRGIYDGAAFRGAIEQMLPNYSGGVFESVTLASRTAAAQLREPAGEFSEEGKWGYWLTPIGWDASKGTRSTRSYDVRGWGISGGIEHKTDAGNFGASLSYMSGRDNEGSAVNRVDHSQYELAGFWRARWGALASQARASAAFLSFGSQRQFNGVVGSEAVQRRATADWKGMLYSGSGSVSWEHWAGQFSVRPILALDYYRLNEDGYRESGGGTGYDLTVRKRSSDELAVTASVAAGINFGGDNRYDQWSRLEIEGGRRERVAGALGRTIASFGDGTPFILDPEARRGGWVGRVRAITGTSEIRLSGEVNAEQRLGNVALAARAALQFAF from the coding sequence GTGCATCGCCTGCTCTTCGCCTCGACCGCCACGCTCGCGCTGGCGGCGGGAGCGGCCGCCTCGGCCCAGACCGTGATCGACACCAAGCGCACGACGCCGGTCCGCACCGCCACCGTCAACAACGGCGCGGCTGCCGATGTCAGCATCACGACGGCGGGCAGCGTGGTCCCGACCGGCGGCACCGCCGTCCGCATCGACAGCAACAACAAGGTCGCCAATGCCGGGACGATCCAGATCACCGACGCCAACGATTCGACCGGCATCGGCGCGGCGGCGGGCGTCAACGGCCAGATCACCAACACCGGCAAGATCATCATCGACGAACGCTATACGGCGGTCGATGTCGACAAGGACGGCGACCTGGACGGCCCCTTCGCGCAGGGCGCCCGCCGCTATGGCATTCGCACCGATGGCGCGTTCACCGGCACCATCACCAATAGCGGCGAGATCACGATCAAGGGCACCGATTCCGCAGGGATCGCGCTGGGCGGTCCGCTGACTGGCAGTCTCGTCCAGTCGGGCAAGATCAACGTGCTGGGCGATCGGTCGGTGGGCGTGCAGACCGGGGCGGTCTCGGGCAATGTGACGCTGGGCGGCAGCATCGTCGCGGTCGGCGAGAATGCGGTCGGCGCGCGGATCGACGGCGATGTCGGCGGGGCGCTGACCGTCGAGGGCGGGATCGGGTCGACCGGCTATCGCTACACCACCCCGCCCGCCGATGTGTCGAAGCTGGACCGCGACGACCTGCTCCAGGGCGGATCGGCGCTGGTCGTCGCCGGCAATGTCGCGGGCGGCATCACGCTGGGCAATGTGACGGGCAAGGCGGCCGACCTGATCACCAACGGCGCGGCACCGACGATGCAGATCGGCGCGGCGAACCGGACGGTCGTCATCGGCGCGACCGGCGGCACCACCCCGGCGGCGGGGCTGGTCGTCAACGGACGGGTGTCGGCGGCGGGCGTCTATAGCGGCGTGCGCGCGACCGCGCTGTCGATCGGCGGGCTGGGCGGCGCGGTGCAGATCGCGCAGGGCGTCTCTGTCGGCGGCACCGTGCAGGCGACGGCGAACGGCGCGGAGGCGACCGCCATCCGCTTCGGCACGGGCGCTTCGACCCCGCAGCTTCAGGTCGGCGGCAGCGTGACCGCGACCGGCGGGGGCGCGGCGAGCGCGATGACGACCGCGATCCTGATCGATAGCGGCGCATCGGTCCCGACGCTCCGCAACACCGGCGCGATCAAGGCCAGCGCGACCGGCGCCTCGGCCACCGCGATCCTCGATCGTTCGGGCGGGCTGACCCTGATCGAAAATGGCGGCTCGATCGCCGCGGCGGGGGGCGATTCCTCGCGCAGCATCGCGATCGACCTGTCGGCGAACACAAGCGGCGCCGTCGTCCGGCAGCTCGCCCCCGCGACCGGCGCCACCGCGCCGAGCATCAGCGGGGCGATCCGCTTCGGCAGCGGCAATGACAGGCTGGAGATTGCGGGCGGCTCGGTCAGCGGCGATGTGAGCTTCGGCGCGGGCAACAACCGGCTGGAGATGAGCGGCGGCACCTATGCGGGCACCGCGACCTTCGGCACCGGTGCCGACACGCTGGTCGTCGGCGGCAGCGCGCGGTTCGACGGCGTCGCCGATTTCGCGGGCCAGGGCCAGGATCTGCTGTCGATCACCGGCAAGGGCGTCTTTGCCGGGCGGCTGGCCAATGCGGGCCATGTCGCGGTGACGGTCGCCAGCGGCGGCGGCACCTTCGCGGCCAACGGCGTATCCAGCATCGGCTCGCTGACGCTGGGCGATCAGTCGATCCTGAGCGTGGCGCTGGACAAGGCCAATCCGACCGGCAACCTGATCCAGGTCGGCGGCGCGACGGTGATCGGCGCCAACAGCCAGCTGGCGCTTCGTGTGTCGGGCGGCACGGACGTGACGGGGCGCTATGTCGTGTTGCGGTCGGGCACGCTGACCGGCGCGAACAACCTGACCCTGGCCGCGAGCGCGATGCCGTTCCTCTACAAGGGGGCGATCGTCGCCACGCAACCCAATGAGATCGCGGTCGACGTCACGCGCAAGGCCAAGACCGAGCTGGGTCTGAACCGCGCGGGCGTCAGCGCCTTCGACGCGATCGACACCGCGATCGCAAAGGACGCCAAGCTGTCCGACGCGATCCGGGGCATTTACGACGGCGCGGCGTTCCGGGGCGCGATCGAGCAGATGCTGCCCAATTACAGCGGCGGCGTGTTCGAAAGCGTGACGCTGGCCTCGCGCACCGCCGCCGCGCAGCTGCGCGAACCGGCGGGCGAGTTCAGCGAAGAAGGCAAATGGGGCTATTGGCTGACCCCGATCGGCTGGGACGCGTCCAAGGGCACGCGCTCGACCCGCAGCTATGACGTGCGCGGCTGGGGGATCAGCGGCGGCATCGAGCACAAGACCGATGCGGGCAATTTCGGCGCCTCGCTGTCCTATATGAGCGGTCGCGACAATGAAGGCTCGGCGGTCAACCGCGTCGACCACAGCCAATATGAGCTGGCCGGTTTCTGGCGCGCGCGCTGGGGTGCCCTGGCGAGCCAGGCCCGCGCTTCGGCGGCGTTCCTGTCCTTCGGGTCGCAGCGTCAGTTCAACGGCGTGGTGGGATCGGAAGCGGTCCAGCGCCGCGCGACCGCCGACTGGAAGGGCATGCTCTATTCGGGGTCGGGATCGGTGTCGTGGGAACATTGGGCGGGCCAGTTCAGCGTCCGGCCCATCCTGGCCCTCGACTATTACCGCCTGAACGAGGACGGCTATCGCGAGAGCGGCGGCGGGACGGGGTATGACCTGACCGTGCGCAAGCGGAGCAGCGACGAACTGGCGGTCACCGCCAGCGTCGCGGCGGGCATCAACTTCGGTGGCGACAACCGCTATGACCAGTGGAGCCGGTTGGAGATCGAGGGCGGACGGCGCGAGCGCGTCGCCGGGGCGCTAGGCCGCACGATCGCCAGCTTCGGCGACGGCACGCCCTTCATCCTCGATCCCGAGGCGCGTCGCGGCGGCTGGGTCGGCCGGGTGCGCGCGATCACCGGGACCAGCGAGATCCGGTTGAGCGGCGAGGTCAATGCCGAACAGAGATTGGGCAACGTGGCACTGGCGGCGCGGGCGGCCCTCCAATTCGCCTTCTAG